AAGCAGTAATTGGATTCGGGGTTGACGATACCGGTTTTATTGAGGGCGGCGAGGTCTCGTCGGCGGGCGCGCACGTCTTTACCTCTTTCGAGGACGATGGGCCGGAGGCCGAGTTCGATGAGGCGGAGGGCGGCGAAGAGGCCGGCAGGGCCGGCGCCGATGACGATGACGGGTTGGGCGCCGGGTGGCAGAGGCTCATAATGGAATGTTTCCAGCTTTTTGGGTTGGAAAGGCTCGTTGAGGTATACTTCGATGGTGAGCATGAAGTACGGCTGGCGGGAGCGCGCGTCTATAGAGCGTTTGACGATATTGAACCCGGTGATGTCGGAGGGTTTGGCGCCGAGGGATTCGGCGGCATGGCGCGTGATGGCGCGGTGCTGTGCGGCTTCCTGCGGGAGGAGCTTGAGTGAGATTTGTTTGACCATGTTAGGTATTTATCCTAAAAACCGGGGCAAAGATAGGCATAAAAAAGGAGGCGCCCCGCAGCTGCGGGGCGCCTGAAATATGGTGAGGCTTTACGGCCTGTATATTATTATATTAGAACGGAAGATCGTCGCCGCTGTTGCCGCTGTTGCCACCACCGAAGGAACCTTCCTGGGAAGTGTTGTAGTTGGGCATGGGATCAGCGCCGGGTGCGCCCTGCATCATGGACTCGATACGCCATGCATCGAGGTTGGTGATGTAGTTCACTTTACCGTCTTTCTCCCAGCGGGTGCCTTTTATATTAAAATAAACCTTAACCATTTCGCCTTCATTGTGACGGTCGACGATGGCGGTACGATCCTGAACTGACTGAAACTTGATATAATTGGTAATTACCCGGCCGTTGATATCGTCAGATTTCTCGATAACGAATTCACGGGTTTTGAAAGATTCGCTGCGCTGTACCGTATTGTACTTCACTACCAGTTTGCCGGTAACTTCAAAGCTCATATATAACTAGTTTAAAAATTTCAATTCCGCCAAAGATAAGTTTTTCACAACAGGATTAGTCAACAACTTTTACACAAGTTATTCGCATTTATTAGAAACAAGATCATAAATTTGCAGCCGATTCGAGAAACAGTAAAAGCGTTACCAAAAAAGTGAAACACCGAAGAGCCGACAATCCGCCCGTCAGGGCTTGCTTATTAAAGCAAGCAAAGGGCAATGTTATTTTACCTGATAAGCAGTCGTTTTGTGCGTTAATCAGTAAACAGTTTGACAAATTACCTGTTAATCATGCTTGTACGGTTTAGCACTTTTCGTAGTGGTCGAATTGCAGGCTAAACGGGTGTTTTAGCCGATTTTCATGCGAATAAAACAGGTCCGGCACACTGTATTTGTAGGAATAAAAACAAGGGCAGATTTATTTTTTTTTCAACATTTTCTACAGATATTCGTCGTCCTGTCAAAAAGATCTTCAACTGCCCGCATTGAAGACTTTAGTATTCGAGAACACCCAAATTAATAACACGACAAATTATTTTTTTCTAAATGAATAAAACTTGCGAACAAGTTTGGGATAGGTGTCTGAATATAATCAGGGATATAGTGGAGTGGCAGCCTTTCAAAACATGGTTTGAGCCGATAAAACCCGTAAAGCTTGAGAACAACGTTTTAACCATTCAAGTACCCAGCCAGTTTTTCTATGAATACCTGGAAGAACATTATGTGGGCCTGTTAGGTAAAACCATCAAGCGCGAGCTCGGCAAAGAAGCACGCCTGGAGTACCGGATCGTTGTGGAGAACAGCACCCCCCACCAGCATCCTAAAACGGTGAACATGCCCACGCAGTTTACCAAGCCCCAGAAGGACAGTGAAGTTGATTTCCCGCTTACCATACAAAACCCGGTTAAGAATCCCTTTGTAATCCCGGGCATCAAACGCGTTCAGATCGATTCGCAACTGAACCACAATTACACCTTCGAATCTTTCATCGAAGGGGATTGCAACCGCGTGGCACGCCGGGCCGGCAAAACCGTGTCCGACAAACCAGGCGGCACTTCCTTCAACCCCCTTGTTATATATGGCGGCGTAGGCCTGGGCAAAACCCACCTCGCACAAGCCATCGGCAACGAGGTGAAAAGGCAGAACCCGAACAAAGCCGTCCTCTACGTGAGCGCGGAAAAGTTCATCAACCAGTTCATCGACCACTCCAAGAATAATATCATCAACGACTTCATCCACTTCTATCAGCTGATCGACGTGCTGATCGTTGACGACATCCAGTTCTTCGCCCGTGCCGAAAAATCGCAGGACGCGTTTTTCGCCATCTTCAACCACCTCCATCAAAGCGGCAAACAGCTCATCCTCACCTCCGACAAACCGCCCAAAGACCTGGACGGCGTGCAGGAGCGCCTGCTGAGCCGGTTCCGCTGGGGCCTCAGCGCAGACATCCAGCTGCCCGACTTCGAGACCCGCATGGAAATCCTGGAAATGAAGATGCGCAACGACGGCCTCGAAATGCCCAAAGAAGTTGTGAAGTATGTTGCCTACAATATCCAAAGCAACGTGCGCGAACTCGAAGGCGCCCTCATTTCCCTGCTCGCCCAATCTTCCCTCAACCGGAAAGAAATCGACCTGGAACTGGCCAAACGCGTCCTCAAGTCTTTCGTTAAAACTTCTTCCAAAGAAATCACCATCGAAAGCATCCAGAAAATGGTCTGCGAATATTTCGATGTCGCCTACGACAAGCTGCTGCAAAAAACCCGCAAGCGCGAAATCGTCCAGGCCCGCCAGATCACCATGTACCTGGCCAAAAGCTTTACCAAAAATTCCCTGAAAACCATCGGCGAACATTTCGGCGGACGCGACCACACCACCGTGATCCACTCCTGCCAAACGGTCAAAGACCTTATGGACACCGACAACTCTTTCCGGGACAGCGTAATAGAATTGCAACAGAAAGTGCAACTCGCCGCTATGTAACCCCTCCTGCAATGCAACACCTTATTTGAAATGCCGGGCAACATCGCCCGGCATTTTTTTGCATGCTGTTTTTTATCTCCGTAATTCTTCCTAATTTTTACTTAACAATTTCATAAATAGGGCAGCCAGATAATTCCACACGAACCTGACTAATTTTGAAGCCGATATGCGGCAGCAACCACAGCCAGATATAATATGGGAGATGGTCCGCCAGGGCCACAACACCGCTTTCCGCGCACTGTTCGACACGTACTGGGAAGAACTGTACCATTACGCCGTTAAAGTGCTGAAAGACGGCTCCGCCGCGCAGGACGCCATCCAGGGCCTGTTCGTTCACCTGTGGGAAAGCCATTCGGAGCTCCCTTCCGTCACTTCCGTGCCCGCTTATCTCCGCACTGCTTTGCGCAACCGCCTCCTCAACGTCATCCGCGACGAGCAGCTCTACCAGCAGCACGTCGGCAACTTCGGCGCCGCCACCGCTTCGGCCGACGACTCCCTGCTCGACGCCATCCATCTCCGCGAAACCGAAACGGCGCTCTTGCAATCCATCGACCGCCTGCCGGCGCGCATGAAGACCGCTTTCTACATGCACCGCATCCAGCACCTCACCGTGGCCGAGATCGCCGAACAGCTGGGCAGCAGCGAGCAAACCATCCGCAACCAGATCAACACCGCGTTGCGGCGCATCCGGCTGCAATGGCATGCCGTCTCCGTTCTGCTCTTCTTTATCCTCCGTTAAAAAATATTTCCCGCCGCAATGGTTATCTGGGTTTTGTAGCGTGTCTATTGGGAAAGCACCTCTACTTGGATCCGAAAGACATACGCGCATTACTGGAAAAATTCCGTGCCGGCCAGGCTACACAGGAAGAGGAACGCCTGTTGCACCGCTGGCTCGACGGGTTGGCCGCATCCGGGGAAGACCCGGTGATGGGGGATACAGATAAAACCCGGTTGCACGACAGCATGTGGCGGCACATCTCCGCGCATGCGCCCCGCCGGCAGCGCCGCATCTGGCCATACGCGGCCGTGGCGGCCTCCATTATCGGCGTGGCAGCGCTGGCCGCCACGTGGCTCATCCGACCGGAAGCGCCCCGCACCATCACCCTGGCCACCAGGCCCGGCGAAGTACGCACCTTCACCCTGCCCGACCAATCGCGCGTGACCGCGGGGCCCAATACAAAAATGACCTGCGACCATCGCCAGGTAACGTTATTACAAGGTAAAGCCTACTTCGAAGTGAAAGCTTCGCCGGAAGAGCCCTTCACGGTGATCATGGATACTGATACCGCTACCGTGTTAGGCACCGCCTTTACCACGGAGCTCCCGGGCGACGGCGCCTACCGCCGCATCACGCTCCTCTCCGGCAAAGTAAAAGCCAGCGGCCACGGCCTCCTGACGCCCGGCGAGCGCATCACCTATCCGCGAAAACAAATCGAGAAAATAACGCAGCACGACGCCCTGGCATGGGCGCAGGGCGAAATACTGCTCCAGAACGCCCCGCTGGCGGAAGTTATACGGACACTGGAAGACCAGTACGGCATCACCGTTTCCACAAAGCTGAACACAAACGCCGGCAGCTACACGCTCCGGCTTCCCGCGGCCATGCCTTTGCCGCAGGTATTGGATATCCTTCAGAAAATCAGTTATAAACCAAAAATCACTTTTACGATGAACAAAACTCAACTCACTATCCACTAACCACTGACAAAAAAGCCGGTCCAAGCTGCAAACAAGTACCGGCCGAAAAGTAACAACAACCGCAATGTGAATCGCACAGGCGTTTATGCCTGTTCAGTCATTACCTTTAATCTTACAAAGATGCAAAAAATCAGACAGCATTTTTTTGTACGGACCGTTATGGCCTGCATGCTCGTGCTTGCCGCCACGGTAACTACGCTTGCGCTCCCCCTTTCAGCGCAGGATCTTCAGAAAGTCGTGAAGAAAGTCGACATCGCCGCAGGGCCGCTTTCTTCCGCCCTCAAGCAACTGGAACAATCCGCCGCCGTGCGCCTCGCTTATGACGAAGCGGCGCTCCGCCACTTAAAAGTGAAAGCCGTTTCCTACAGCTCCCGCTCGGTGGAATCCATTCTTTCGGAACTGCTCGCCGCTTCCGGGTTGCGCTTTGAAGAGCGCCATAACACGATCCTTATTTATGAAGGCCCAAAGCCGTCCGCCGTCACCATCAACGGCGGCGTGCAGGCAGATAAGATTACGCTGACGGGCGTGGTGACGGAAAAGAATGGTCCCATTCCCGGCGCGTCGGTAATGGTGAAAGGCACTTCCCTGGGCACAATCACCTCGGTAGACGGGCGTTTCCGGCTGTCCGTAGACGAATCCCCCAACCTGACGCTCGTGGTAAGTATGCTCGGCTACGGCACACAGGAGGTAGTGGTAGGCGCGCGGCGCGATTTCACCATATCGCTGGAATCTTCCGCACTCAACCTCAACCAGCTCGTAGTGATCGGTTATGGTTCGCAAAGTAAGGCCAAAGTGACGGGCGCGGTAGCCGATGTACAGCTCGACAAGCTCACCAGCCGGTCGCTCGCCAATTTCAACGAAGCGCTGCAGGGCAAAGCGCCGGGCGTGATCGTACAGAACGAAGGTGGCGATCCTACCGCGAATCCCCGCGTGAACATCCGCGGTATGGGAGGCATCAACGGAGAAAACGTTTTGTATGTGGTAGACGGTGCGATTTATGCAGGAGGCCCCATCAACCCCAATGATGTGGAAAGCATTTCCGTGTTAAAAGATGCGGCTTCTTCCATTTACGGCGCCCGCGCTGCCGGCGGCGTAATCCTCGTTACCACAAAGAAAGGCAAGCTGGGCAAAGCCGCTGTGGAGCTGGACGTAAAGCAAGGCTGGCAGTCGGCCATCAAAAAACTGGAACCGCTCAATGCAAAAGAATTCGCGGACGTTACCAACAAAGCATATGATGCGGCCGGCAAGGCCCGCCAGCCCGCGTTCGACCCGGTGCAATACCCCGATGGACAGATCACCCGCACCAACTGGATGGACGAAATCTTCCGCACCGGTCGTATCCAGGATTACAACGCCAACATTAAAGGGGGCAACGATAACGGGCGGTATTATTTCAGTTTCGGGTACCGCAAGGGAGAAGGCATCTTGCTCAATACCTACAGCGAGCGCTACTCCATCCGCATGAATACCGATTTCCAGCTGAAGCCCTGGCTGAAGATCGGCGAAAACATGGCGCTGACCATGACCGACGGCAACGGCGCCAACACCACCAGCGCCTATACCGGCGCCATCATCTCCGCGATCTTCTACCCGCCGCATATCCGCCCTTACAATCCCGACGGCTCCTTCAGCGGACTGCCGCTCCAATACGCCGGCGCATACGGTGATGTTATCAACCCCGTGGCTTACCTGCAGCGGATCGATTCCCGCGCCCCTGAAACGAAGATTTTCTTCAACCCCTACGTGGAGATGAATCTCGCGAAGGGACTGAATTTCCGTTCGAACTTCTCCCTCACCAAATCTTTCCGCGACGCGAAAACGTACAACGCCAAAGTACTGGAGATCGGGAAAATCTTCGATTACAATGATCTGCGGCAGGATATCAACAACCTCACCGAAATCCTAGCGGAGCAAACACTTACCTACGACCGGAAGTTCGAAGGCGGGCATAACCTCACTGCTATGGGCGGCTTCTCGCACCAGAAGCACCGCGGCACCTGGCTGGGCGTTAACGCGCAGGGTTTTTATAACGAACTGCCCTCCTACCGGTATTTCGATAACGCTACCAAATTTTTCCGCCCGTGGAGCGGCCTGAACAAATGGGCGATGACGTCGTGGTTCAGCCGTGTAAACTACGATTATAAAAGCAAATACCTGTTGGGACTGATTGGCCGTTACGACGGGTCAAGCATGCTGCCGAAGCACAACCGCTGGGAGCCTTATTATGGCATCACCGCCGGTTGGGTGGTAACAGAAGAAGAATTTTTAAAAGGCTCGTCGTGGCTCAACTTCCTGAAGCTGCGCCTCAGCCATGGCATCCAGGGCAACCTGGGCTCACTGGTGGCGACCGGCGTAGATGCGCCAATGTCGAGCGGGCAGATCTGGATCGGACGAGATCCGCAGCAGGTACCTACCTACCAGGAAACCGCTTTGCCGAATAAAGATTTGAAATGGGCCAGCACGAAGATCAACAACATAGGGCTCGACTTCGGCCTGTTCAATAACCGCCTCAGCATCAACGCCGATTACTTCGAAAAGACCACCAACAACATGCTGGTGCACGTAGACGTACCGGGTATGCTCGGCGTGCCGGACGGCATGTGGAAGAATGCTGGTGTTGCGATGGACAAAGGTTTCGAACTGGGATTGAATTTCCAGGCAGACCGTGCCGGCGATTTCCAGTACGACCTCGGCCTGACTTTGACCCGGGTCAACAACAAACTGCTGTCGCTGCACGACGGCAAAAAAGTGATGCCGCTGAACGATATCAATATTCGCAGCACGCTCGCCCCGCTCCGCCAGGAAGTAGGCTTGCCGCTGTATTCGTACTACGTGGTGCGCACCGACGGTATCTTCAAAACGCAGGAGGAAATCAACGCGTATAAAGACAAAGACGGGAACATGATCCAGGACAAGGCAAAACCCGGCGACCTGAAGTTCATCGATCACAATGGCGATGGTAAGATTACCAACGACGACCGCGTGGTGGTGGGCAATGCGTTCCCGAAGTTCACGTATGGGTTCAGTGCCAACGCACGGTACAAGAATTTCGACCTGAACGTGTTTTTCCAGGGCGTATATGGCAACAAGCTGTTCAACGCGCTGAAGTTCACCGCGCTGAATGCGGGCAACGGGCAGAATTATAACATGTTGAAAGACATCCTCAACGCCTGGACGCCGGAGAATTCCAATTCCAACATCCCCCGGATCAACGGCGGCGACCCGAACGGCAACTTCGGCACCACCAGCGATTGGTATGTGGAGGACGGCAGCTACCTGCGGATGAAGAACGTAACCCTCGGCTACACCGTACCCAAAAATATCCTGACCCGTTACGGCATCGGCCAGATCCGTCTGTACGTAACCGGCAACAACCTGCTCACGTTTACGAAGTACAAAGGCTTCGATCCCGAAGTGGGGTTGGATGAATACGGCATCGACAAAGGCCGTTACCCGCAGGCGAAAAACGTAACCGTTGGTCTGAACGTAAACTTTTAACCGAAAAAATTCCGGACTATCATGAAATCATTGATCCGATATATGTTCGCAGGGGCTGTAGTGCTGGGGCTGGCCACTTCCTGCACCAAAGAACTGGAAATCTCGCCGGAAGGCACACCCACCACCAACAACTTCTGGAAATCCGAGCTGGACGCCATCTCCGGCGCCAATGCCATGTATCTCCCGATGGACGACGAGAACTTCTACGGCCGGGGGTACTGGTGGTTCATCAATGCCAGCGATGATATGGTAACAGGCCGTATCAAAGCCGAAGGCGACAACATCAAGAACTTCAACCGCAGCTTCATTGGCGGTTCATATACAGAAGGCCAATGGCGCATGCGTTACACGGTGATCAAACGCGCGAACGACGTGATCAACCGCGTACCCGCCATTACCATGGATGAAACGACCAAGCGCCGCGTCATTGGCGAAGCCTATTTCATGAGCGGGCTGATGTACTTTGAACTGGCATATGCGTATGCCGACGATAAGGCGGGCGTGCCTATTGTACGCCGCGATGTTCCGCTCGACGAGAAGCCTATCCCCCGGGCCGCCAATATTGCCGCCAACTGGGATTACATTGAAAACGAGCTGAAACAGGCTTCCGGCTACCTGCCCTGGTTTGCCGACCTGAAGCCGGCGGATTACGGCCGTCCGCACAAATCAGCGGCCCTTGGCTATCTCGCCAAAATGTACCTCTACAAAAAAGACTGGGCCAAAGCGGAAGCTTATTGCGATTCACTGATCCTGAGCGGGCGCCACCAGTTGCTCGGTAAATTCTCCGATGTGTTTACCATTGCCAACAACTGGACTTCCGAGTACATCTGGAGCGCATACTCCACATCCCAGGGCCAGGGCGGCTTCGGCAGCATTTTGCCGGGCGTGATGCTTGAAAATAAAGGCTGGGGCAAATACAATGGCTGGGGATATTACATGCCCACCAAAGAGCTGTACGACAGCTATGACCCGGCAGACAAGCGCCGCGCCGCTACCATCCTGGCGCCCGGCGACCGTTTCAAGTTCTGGGGCGATTCCATGACGTACAATTCGCTGAACAGCCTGAGCGGTTACCAGTTTAATAAATACATGGAACCGTTTTCCTATCCCGGTGGCGACCACGCCAGCAACAACGGCGACCATCCTACCACGGACCTTTGCCTGCCGTTGCTGCGCTACGCCGAGATTTATCTCATCAAGGCCGAAGCGCGGCTCATGCAGGGAAAGAATGCTGACACCGAACTGAATGCAGTGCGTAAACGCACCGGGCTCGGCGATCTGCATAACGCTACCCTGGCCGACCTTAAGAAAGAGCGCAGGCTGGAGCTGGCCGGCGAATGGGCGAACCGCCACTACGACCTGGTACGCTGGGGCGATGCACAGGCCGCATATGCCCAACCGCTTCATGGCGTGGGCGGCGTAGAAATCTGGCCGGCACGCGCCTTCGATCCCGCGAAGCACCACATCTGGCCTGTTCCGCAAAGCGAAATCGACAACAGCGGCGGCCTCATCTTCCAGAACGCCGGTTGGAAATAACTATAACCTGAATATTACCATTTACTGCAGACTCCCGTTATTAGCGGGAGTTTGCTATTTTTAAAAGACCGATGAAACACATTATCACATGCTTCCTGCTTTGCTGCGGCCTCGCGGGTGCAAAGGCGCAGTACACCGCAGGCAACGCGCATTCCCACAACGATTACCTGCAGGCCATCCCATTCGAGAAAGCTTTTTCGCTGCACTTCGGATCGATAGAGGCAGATGTATTCCTGAAAGGCGGCGAGCTATATGTGGCGCATACGCCAGGCGAGATCGATACTGCGAAGACATTGCGCAAATTCTACCTGGAACCGCTCCGCGAAAAAGCCCGTGCAAAAGCCGGCGTGTTCGGAGAAACGAAACAGCAATTGCAGATCCTGATCGATTTCAAAACGGAAGCGGCTCCCACGATGGACGCACTCCTACGCCAGCTCCGCGATTTCCCGGAACTGATGAACCATCCCAAACTGACGTTCGCCATCAGCGGTAACCGTCCACCGCAGGCGCAATGGCCTTCATACCCGTCCTGCATCGCCTTCGACGGCCGGCCGGGCGTGCCCTATGCCGCGGAAGAATTGAACAAAGTCGCGCTCATCAGCGACAATTTCCGGAACTATAGCCAGTGGAATGGAAAAGGAATCCCTGTAGCGGAAGATCTCGCGAAGATGGAGAAAGTCATCGCCCAGGCGCATGCCGCGGGCAAGAAGTTCCGCTTCTGGGCCACACCCGACGATGTAAACGCCTGGAAGACGATGATGAAGCTGGGTGTAGATTACATCAATACCGACAAAACCGATGAACTTGCCGCATACCTCCGCAACCGCGTACAGTCGCAATTCCAGGGGGATACGGCGCACAAGGTTTATAAACCCGCCTACCGCAATAACGACCGGCAAAGCAAAGTCAAAAATGTTATCCTGCTGATTGGCGACGGGATGGGGTTGGCGCAGGTGTACGCGGGTTATACCGCCAATTTCGGACAGTTGAATCTCTTCGGGATGCTGAACATCGGCTTCAGCAAAACGGCATCCTCCGACAGTTACATCACCGATTCCGCCGCAGGGGGAACGGCCATGGCGTCGGGTAAAAAAACGAAGAACAGATCGGTAGGCGTGGATCATACCGGCGTGGCCATTCCGGCCATTCCCGACCTGGCGGCGCCGCTGGGCATCAGGAGCGCGCTCATTACCTCCGGCGACCTGACCGACGCCACGCCCGCCGCGTTTTACGGGCATACCACCGAGCGCGACCGGCACGCGGAAATTGCGGCCGGATTGCGGGAAAGCCCTGTGAGCTTGCTCATCGGCGCCGGCGGAAAACACTTCGAAGGGGTGGAAGCAGACCTCCGGAAAAAAGGTTTCACCATCGTGCGGGAGCTCACCGCAGCAGATACGATCAGGAGCAGGAAATTCATGGTGCTGACCGACAGTGCGCAGCTGCGCATCGCACAGGGCCGCGGCGACTTCCTCACCCGTTCTTTGCGAACCGCAATCAGGTCGTTGCAACGGCGGCCCGGGGGATTCTTCATCATGGAGGAATCCGCACAGATCGACTGGGGCGGCCACATGAATTCGGTACCTTACCTCACTTCGGAGATGCTGGATTTTGACCGCGCCATCGGCGAAGCCATGCGATTTGCCGACAGCAACGGCGAAACTTTGGTGATCGTGACGGCGGACCATGAAACCGGCGGCCTCACGCTCCTGGATGGCGATATCTCAAAAGGCTATGTCGACGGGCATTTCAGCACCAACGACCATACCGCCTTGATGGTGCCCGTTTTCGCTTATGGCCCGCATTCCGGAGACTTCCGCGGCGTTTATGAAAACACGGAAATCTTCCATAAGATCATGCGGATCCTGCGCCGTTATCAGAACTGACGGCGCTGATAAGGGATACCCTTGCCCATTTCGCAGTACAATTTCAGGCTGTAAAGAAACCATCCCCAGTTGTAGTTGCAGGCGCGGTAAAATTCCGTCAGCTCGCGCCAGTTGCTATGTTTGAGGGTGACGGCGGTGGTTTTCTCCCGCTGTTCGATATCGAATGAAAGGAAAGTGCCTACCCACTCCTGGTCGGATTCCACGCACTCCCAGCGGATGCGCTCCGGGCGGTCCATCACGAGCACCTTGAAACGGGTGGCGTAGTTATCGTCAAAATCGAATTCGTTGATAAACCCAACTTCGGGCTTAACGATGAGTTTTTCGGTCCAGATTTCGAAAAGACCTTCCTTCGTCGTTAACGCGTCGAATATTTTATCCGCCGGCGCTTTGACATACTGCGTTTGTTCAATGTTGTACATACTGGATGAAGTTGAAAGCTGCTATAATACGCATTATTAAAAAGATAATGTTTATTTCGACATAAATGTGCTATCGCCATATGGCCGGAAAAACTTAAATTGAGTATACCGCTGATCGTCAACCAGAATCTAAATCTTCTTATCCCCAAATCCACCAATCATGCCGACCACTACTTCCGTCCAGACAACGAGATTGTTGCAGGGTGCGCTTTTTGCGGGACTCCTCGTCTGGTTGCTGGACGGAACGGCGGCGGTTATCCAGACGGATTTCCGGGCCGACCGGGTTTTCAAATACGTGGCGAGCGCGGCCGCGGGGCGTTCAGCTTTTGCGGGCGGTGGTGAATTCATCTTGTTGGGATTATTCCTTCACTTCCTGGTGGCATTCGGATGGAGCCTGTTGTTCTTCTGGCTATACCCGAAGGCAAGCCTGCTGCAAGGCCATCGCTGGATCACCGGTTGCGTTTACGGCATTTTCGTGTGGGCGGCCATGTTTTTTTTCATCGTTCCCTTATCGCTGGCGCCGCAGGGGCCGCTTACGTTACAGGGTGCGTTAACGGGTATCGCCATTCACATGGTGTGCGTGGGGTTGCCCATCGTGCTCACGGCCTGGTATTGGTACAGGCGGCCCAAAGCCTGATCAGGCGAGCGTTTCCTTAAACACT
Above is a genomic segment from Chitinophaga pollutisoli containing:
- a CDS encoding alkaline phosphatase; translated protein: MKHIITCFLLCCGLAGAKAQYTAGNAHSHNDYLQAIPFEKAFSLHFGSIEADVFLKGGELYVAHTPGEIDTAKTLRKFYLEPLREKARAKAGVFGETKQQLQILIDFKTEAAPTMDALLRQLRDFPELMNHPKLTFAISGNRPPQAQWPSYPSCIAFDGRPGVPYAAEELNKVALISDNFRNYSQWNGKGIPVAEDLAKMEKVIAQAHAAGKKFRFWATPDDVNAWKTMMKLGVDYINTDKTDELAAYLRNRVQSQFQGDTAHKVYKPAYRNNDRQSKVKNVILLIGDGMGLAQVYAGYTANFGQLNLFGMLNIGFSKTASSDSYITDSAAGGTAMASGKKTKNRSVGVDHTGVAIPAIPDLAAPLGIRSALITSGDLTDATPAAFYGHTTERDRHAEIAAGLRESPVSLLIGAGGKHFEGVEADLRKKGFTIVRELTAADTIRSRKFMVLTDSAQLRIAQGRGDFLTRSLRTAIRSLQRRPGGFFIMEESAQIDWGGHMNSVPYLTSEMLDFDRAIGEAMRFADSNGETLVIVTADHETGGLTLLDGDISKGYVDGHFSTNDHTALMVPVFAYGPHSGDFRGVYENTEIFHKIMRILRRYQN
- a CDS encoding SRPBCC domain-containing protein, which produces MYNIEQTQYVKAPADKIFDALTTKEGLFEIWTEKLIVKPEVGFINEFDFDDNYATRFKVLVMDRPERIRWECVESDQEWVGTFLSFDIEQREKTTAVTLKHSNWRELTEFYRACNYNWGWFLYSLKLYCEMGKGIPYQRRQF